TCAAAACCAACTTTGCTACAAATGCTTAAAGTCTCCCCTCTgttgactcacacacacacacataacatacaTATCTGGTGGGAATATATATATTCGCTTCCCACTgctttcctccccctcctgacCTGCTTCATCGTGGTTGGCAGAGAGCTTGTCCAGCATCTCACGATCCACAGCCAAGATGCGCTGCTCGAGGATGCTGGTGTAAGAGAGAgcgctctctctcttctctcgcTCAAAggcctgcagctgctgcttcagggACTCTGGCAGGTGGGCCTTCACATAGTCAGCTGCAGcctgggagagggaggaggtcgGGGGGCGAGGGGGGGGTTAGACAGAGCGAGGACAGAGAATAAGTTCAGAGCTGTCTTTGCCATCAACGCTAgagtttaaagctgcactgataaatattttttgcaTTGAAAGTGGATTAAATGACTATGTATAATGTTAAAAGGGTCGCTCATAGTGATATGtgagaattatcacccagcTCTGCAGTTGCACTGCACTCTAATGAAActttagcatcttttagctcattgttttggtttttaaccagaacaggcagctgttttcagtgggaCACATTAGCTAGTCATTaactggtgaacacagtggagcatttaactAAAAGGACAGTGAATGCTGGACTTACATTTTCCATGTAGCCAGAGAAATGACTTCAAATAAATGCTAGCATTACTCAGCCTGGATGTATAAACATGTACAACATGTTCATCATTCCAactttgtatgtatgtatgtgtgcatatgtaaaAGTCAGAATGTTGTGTTGACAGCTTCTGTTGCCCCCAAGAGCCAAAACAGCTCtcatcaaaataaatgcagcttttattttctaaaaaacAAGTTGAGACTTGTTTAGTAGAAACTGGCTGCAgtgtattacattacatttcattcCATTTTTTAGATGAATTATCCTCAGTTTGACAGGTCACCAGCATAGAATAAATAACATTGTGAATTGTTAATTATTAGATCTTTCCCCCTGTGGTTGCCAGGTAATATGGCCCAATACAGCTCTAATTTAGAGGAGTGCTTCTTTCATTACATAAAGCAGGTGCTCTGCGCTGAATTATTGAACAACCTCCACATCCTCCAGCCCActtgccctcctcctcctgcccttacttatctgcttcttctctcattttctctgccaAGATTTCCATTATGCTAATGCTGTCGAATGAAGTATAAATTGGGAAAATTTTTATACCATCTCAGTGTGCTGGTAGACACAGAGTGCATATTTCATATTCACACTTGCTATGGAAATTAGGACACTTGGGGACGTTCAATCTACTTGCTGCACTGTATCACTGTACTGATGTGATTTAGCAAGTCTATAGTATGTGCTTAATGCAAATTCAATTTTCAAgttttattctgcttttttcctctcagtacTAAAACTTTTCATGGATATGACCGTGAATTTTAGTTTCAATTAATACTGGAGCAAATATCTCTGAACATGTGGTGGAACAGTTCATCCTTTAGCCTCTAtgctacattttatttatacacaACAAAAACTGCCTGTCCATCAATCTAGTTATAATCAAGTTTATCAGCTGACAGACATGAGATCTGAACTGGCAAGCACTACAATTCTACTGAAAAAGATTAGCATTAAGTAAATGAAATTGGAAGTAAAATACAACAAGCCTAGACACGAAATATTACGAGAGATTAAGACATTTGTAATGATCACTAGAGTAAAACCATCTCTTCCtgctaacccccccccccctctgctGGATGAGTTCCTcaactcattcatttatttaattggAGAGAGGTACTCAGTGAGCCGTGATCAGGGGGAGAGCTTCAAGTATAAATTTCCATTTGCAgtaaacagctgaaaacaccaGGACCTGTGCAGTTGCAGACCTCACAAATGACTCAAATAATATTTAGCCTGAGGATTTAAAAGGTGAATGTGATATTGGGCCAACTTTATAGAAGGTCAATTAATCAGAGTCCTGGGTCTCTTATTGAGTTTGCTGCTTTATTAAATCCTCAAGTCAGTGTGTAACTTTGAATTaaattttacacagaaaaacagtgtGAGAGCCTGTTTACGTTGTAAACTACTCACAGTTCCTGCTTCAACAGCAAATAGTGACAATAAATCAAGTTAAAAGAGGAGCAGTAGCTTGTGCTGACTTTTATAATTCTGGGCCATAACTCACTGCCTCGGTAAAaactaaaacctaaaaaaaaacaaaaaaaacagagatgtgtTTGAGACATTTCCTGCATATTTTCAGAGCCAGAACACACTGCACCACCAGAGACAGCCTGTTTTATCTGGCCTTATTTGGCTTGGCAACACCGCTCCATTTAATATATtcaatgactgtgtgtgtgtgtgtgtgtgtgtgtgtgtgcatacttgTGCCAAACTGCCTAAAAATGCACCAGCTAATAAATATTCTATGATATTCAcacatgctgtattttttcCCAACGACATTATTAGCATTCCCAGTCCCAGAAAGTAAACACAGCTTTCTGCAAATGACCCTTAACATTAGACTCATCTCCAATTGATTTACTATGCATTTACTGTTAGTGCTTagttttcagacagaaaactgtgtttacagctgAGTGTGTTTCCTCATAACTGGATGTGGTCTGTGTATTGATGCTAATGACCCTCTAATAGCTGAAGTGAATGTCAAAGCGACCCATGCTATTTGAGTCCAAAAATCCTACTTAACTGTGACTATCAAACGATGAAAGGATGATGATAAAgcataaaaaaagataaaggagTGGggcaaacaagaaaacactttAGAATCTAGACAATGCACCAAGACAAAACACTTGaagacagaaagggagaaaagggagagaaactAAGCAAAAGAGAAGGAgtgaaaaagagggagagatgctGCAATAGACAGGATgagtaaatatttgtttatggGACAGGGATAAACAAAGTGGTCCactctctgtctatctgtctccctccctctgtcattGAACATGACCCAACAGCAATtcttgaaacttttttttttaataaaactgaatggGCAGCACAACACAGTATTTTCCTGTGTAAAAATAGACAAGAATCTGGATGCATGTCATGTCTGACAGTGGGATGAACGATCAGATGTGACTTGATGTTAGACCAGCAGGAGAACATTCGGTCCTAGAGTCATACTGTACCTCCCAGCTACAACACTCAaaagtatttcattttcatcaataGATGTTTATGGTTACAAGAGCCTCACTGAGATATTACTGCTTAagccaaaaacaaatcaaagttgTTGTACTTTGGAAGTTTATAAGTCTGCTTAACTATGCAATTAATATTTTAGTTACGTATAACAAAATGTCCACAGAGCTTTCAACGTTCTTTTtcaaaaaaaggggaaaaaaagataaaaactggCTTTCCCCATAGTTAAACTGCAACTATACTCTCTTCACATAAGACAGTAAATCTCCTGTAGTCATTTATTTGACTCTACTGGTTTGCATAACCAAATATTGGTCAAATACAAATAAGATGTTAAATGGGAAGACTGGGCTCTAAATATGGAACTTAACCAGTATCATTCAGTGAAATATGACCCATACAGGAACCTCTGGGGTGGGGGACAGCAGTGATGGTGTGACAGATGGCATCCAGGACACGTGGTCTGAAGGCAGCCATGAGAATCCACTGACCCTTGACAACAcagggagtggaggagagacagacaaaacCTAAACACTGcagaactctctctctctctctctctctctctctctctctctctctctttgtgatGAATCTCAAGTCAGCTCTGGGACAGGCAGTGGGGTGGGAGGAGGTGTTCACACAAAAGAATACAATGCCAGAGTGGGGAGGGGGGGCTGTTGTGTTTGAATTGGGGTGTGGACAAAGTGAGTGACACACTGAATGCCTGTGCCTCAGTTCAAATAGGCCCTAAGGTGTACTTATATAAACCTGCACCTCTATGGTACTTGCCAGAGAGTCTGTTTTTTATTGCCTTATCATGTCAATGAATGTTCCAAGAATATTTGATATGATTTTAGAGTTTACGAAATTGTAATGATACAGTACATCGTTAAAATTATATGAAGGCATTAAGCTAAGTGATTAATATAGTACATTGAATAGTAGCAATAACAGGAATGATGTGCATTCCCGAGTAAActccctttctgtctgtctgtctgcctgtctgtctccacctgctcGGAATCAGAGTGATGCTGAGAGCTCGTGCAGCAGCAGGTTCTCCGGGTCTGACGAGTCTAAACGAATGCAGTGTTGTTACAATGGGCCTGTTGTAACCTCTCCCTCCCAGCCTACCTCTCCACCGTGACCGTCAAATATCCCGAAAATGGACGGGTGACTCTTGTTGGCGATGTCGGTGAGCACCTCGAAGCGGTCCTCCATGTGATCTCTCCTCCCCTGGATGGAGTACACGGCTACGTTGTTGTTCTTGAACTCCCAGGTTTTAGAGAACTCTGCGTCCAGGACACTGAGGCCTCCCAGCCGATCATTCTGCATCATCTCCGCCACTTTCCCCTTCACCATCTTCACGGCATCCCGGCTGGACTTGACGATGGTTTTCACCTCGTCCGTGTGGAAGAAATAACTCCACAGCGCCAGGCTTATGCACAACAGAAACAATGTCTCCGGCCTGAGGAGAAAATAGCGCATGATCCGACCCAGAAGAGACAAGAGCGTCATTGTGTCTCCTATCATCACACGCAACCAAACTgtggtctgtctctctccccttttgCACAATTCACTCCATCCGCTCAGCGGAACTATAAAGAAATTGATTCACTACTGCGATGTCTGGCCGGGACTCAATCTCAACATTTAAACGGCTCCTCGGAggcctttctttcttctctacTCCGGGCGCATTTACGCACTGTACGCTGCTGGCTGCCAGACACTGGGGCCGAGAAGCGCAGGACAAAAACGGACGAGAAACCCACATTGACTCGGTCCGATGTCTTGGCCCCTATCCTCGGCTCTGTGAGCAGCTACAAGAGGAATCTCCGAGTTGAGCCGATCTCCCACAGCCCATTGTAGGATGACGGATTTTTTGGGTTAGACCAACCCCAGAGAGAGACATGGGAGTCACCCGGGGGGCGAGACTCGACGATGTGACTGGGAGATGTCCTCTTTTTTCGCCGCTGACCCCGTTTCCTCTCTCGGATATGTGTCTACTCAGACTCCGCAtcaacattacattttttacacacacacacctctccacTCTCGAGCCTGTGTCAAGCGGCCAAGATTGAgtcagaataaaacaggaagttaacTGTTGCCGTCTCAATATAGCGACACAAAGCACGCGCCGTACACGAGTGCacaatattttttcaaaatacgggctttattttgaaagtcttcAACGGAAGTAGATTATTTTAATATCGCGCATTGACAAGGCTCATTCTTTAAATATAGTCGGTGCTGACAAGACTGCGCAGCTGCAAACTCATGGGACGCACAAGCTAAACGTTGGAGCCAATGGCGGCGGCCGCGGCATCAAATGATGATGTCATCCAGTGTAATATTACATATCAAACTCGTATTAAATCTAGATACAGTTTCACTATTGTCTTCCATTCATTATGGCCCTGCTAAATTTTATGCACAACTGAATGTTAATCGATAGAATAAAGTAGAATAGAATCGATACTTAAGTTAACAGCAACacatgttaaattaaaaaaaacacaaaaaataactaCTTATTAATAATATGATAGGCTATTACTGCGCAATAATTAATGTGAGACCAGTCCTTTGTTTAGATGCTTGGTAGAAGTCATTGCACTGAACAAAcactgccccctggtggctcTCTGGAGTACTACTACTCTGTTTGCCCCATCACTTACAGTGAGCTGACCTGTTTAGTTAAGTTTTATTTATGATTAATAATGTATGAAGTCTCATTGTGATCAAGATCTCTTTTACAAGAGAGACCAGAGAACTAATTACTAATTTACAACATCACAACAAATGAATTCAGTCACACaaagcagtaaacacacacactacagtttTTGACACAATAAAAAGAACATTAAAGATGTCAGCAAGTGCAACAGGAGTTAGTGTCTCTGACCTCAGTCCATTCCAGTATTAAGGTGGACAAACCAGCCTCCCCCAgtcagaatatatatatatatagctgtGTCTGATGTCTTGATTGTTCACTTTGAATTCAGCTAAGGATGAAAAAGGTTCTACCTTAGATGGCAAGtccataaaaatgaaaacccaTGTATATGAGTGAGTGATCCATTTAATCTTTTGTCACACACAGAGGTGAGTGTGATAGTTATCTACAGTGATGAAACAAATGGCACTGTGGTAAATGGCATCCAGTGATATAAGGGTTGTGACAGCAGCATGAGCGTACAGGTTATCTCCATAATCCATTGTAGATACAATCATGGACTGtatgatgtttgtttctgttttgaaagGTGAGGCAGTATTCCAGTATTAGAATccagttttgatttttttttttttttttttttcatcttggaGGAAGGTGTTCAACATTGATTTTGTGGGACAATTGGCTATCAAATTTATAATTATTTTCAATAAGAGTACAGATTGGAATATGAACACCAAAGCAACATGTTCTTGTTCACATGTAAACAGCTGGTGGCAAATCTCAGGCTGATTATTTcaattgtaaaatattttaacagtgaCTAGGCCGAATAGCATTTATATGTGATTAAACCATAATGATTGTAGTTTGTCCTAGTATTTCAGATGTTCCTTGTTTACAGCATAAgatacagaaaacatgtttataatAAAGCAGTGTATTTACTCAGTTTGTCAGGATATATTCACAATGAATCCTCAGCTAAATAACTGTAGATGACTTTAATGactttgtctgtatttctgctgtgtcagcctttttcttattttcatttacattgtTCATCTATAAATATCATATAGCTTCTCATCATATTTTGTGCAGAATCACCCAGAGTTAATGTCAGAGACTGAAACTTCACCCAGGACACATTCTGAAACATGTGAAGCTTGGTTCAGTGGGGTCAGGTGTCCATGAGGTTTACTGGGTTTACTGGGTTTTTTGGGGTTTGGTAGATCAAGGGGGTGTATGGTTTGGATCCGTGTTGCCACGTTGCCTGTTCTGGGACATCGATCCCTCTCCCATTGGGTGTATGGTGATCCATTTTCTGCTTTGAGGTACTGCCAAACGGTGTGATCACTGCAAGGTGTCGCCCCCGGAAACTATCATATGTGATGTTATTCATTACCAACAATGTGTTGGTTCGTGTGTATAAACAGTATGCACATGTGAACATgttctgtgaatgtgtgtctgtgtttgtaacTTTATATTTTCCCCTGTTTGTGTACAAagcaagcatgtgtgtgaaaaCCACCTTAGCAGTTTATGCACTCTTGGGTTCTGGAATC
The DNA window shown above is from Lates calcarifer isolate ASB-BC8 linkage group LG4, TLL_Latcal_v3, whole genome shotgun sequence and carries:
- the ppm1la gene encoding protein phosphatase 1L; amino-acid sequence: MIGDTMTLLSLLGRIMRYFLLRPETLFLLCISLALWSYFFHTDEVKTIVKSSRDAVKMVKGKVAEMMQNDRLGGLSVLDAEFSKTWEFKNNNVAVYSIQGRRDHMEDRFEVLTDIANKSHPSIFGIFDGHGGEAAADYVKAHLPESLKQQLQAFEREKRESALSYTSILEQRILAVDREMLDKLSANHDEAGTTCLVALLSDRELTVANVGDSRGVLCDKDGNAVALSHDHKPYQLKERKRIKRAGGFISFNGSWRVQGILAMSRSLGDYPLKNLNVVIPDPDIMTFDLDKLQPEFMILASDGLWDAFSNEEAVRFVRERLDEPHFGAKSIVLQSFYRGCPDNITVMVVKFKSGAGGSSKAGE